Proteins encoded together in one Thermoplasmata archaeon window:
- a CDS encoding NAD(P)-dependent alcohol dehydrogenase, with translation MKAIVQTGYGSPDVFELREIEKPVVDDDGVLVRVRAASVNALDWHLMRGIPSVIRLTTGLRRPKSPVPGVDVAGHIEAVGTNVTRSRPGDEVYGMRSGAFAEYVCGKEKHFVPKPKRLTFEQAAAIPVAAETALQGLRDKGQIRPGQKVLINGASGGVGTFAVQIAKSFRADVTGVCSPKNVDMVRSIGADRVIDYTREDFTRDGQRYDLIFDVAMSHPLSDCRRLLNPNGILVLAGQSSREKPSVLPLLLTPVVSRLLRRKQVTFIAKHSNADLLAVNELVDAGKVTPIVDRQFPLSQVPEAIRYLGEGHPRAKIVITVS, from the coding sequence ATGAAGGCGATCGTTCAAACCGGGTATGGCTCACCGGATGTATTCGAACTCCGAGAGATCGAGAAGCCGGTGGTCGATGACGACGGCGTGTTGGTACGGGTTCGAGCGGCTTCCGTCAATGCGCTTGACTGGCACCTCATGCGCGGCATCCCGTCCGTCATCCGCCTGACGACCGGGCTGCGCCGACCGAAGAGCCCCGTCCCGGGCGTCGATGTGGCGGGGCACATCGAAGCGGTCGGCACGAACGTGACGCGCTCTCGACCCGGCGACGAGGTATACGGCATGCGCAGCGGCGCCTTTGCCGAATACGTCTGCGGCAAGGAGAAGCACTTCGTACCGAAACCGAAGCGTCTCACGTTCGAGCAGGCCGCGGCGATCCCAGTGGCGGCCGAGACCGCCCTGCAGGGCCTTCGGGACAAAGGACAGATTCGACCGGGGCAGAAGGTCTTGATCAACGGCGCGTCGGGAGGCGTCGGTACGTTCGCCGTGCAGATCGCCAAGTCATTCCGAGCCGACGTGACGGGCGTCTGCAGCCCAAAGAACGTGGACATGGTCCGATCGATCGGTGCGGACCGGGTCATCGACTACACCCGGGAGGATTTCACCCGAGACGGGCAGCGTTATGACCTGATCTTCGACGTCGCCATGAGTCATCCGTTATCGGATTGCAGGCGATTACTCAATCCAAACGGGATTCTCGTGCTGGCTGGACAATCGAGCCGCGAGAAGCCATCCGTCCTTCCCTTGCTCCTAACGCCTGTGGTGTCGCGATTACTGAGGCGAAAGCAGGTCACGTTTATCGCGAAGCACAGCAACGCGGATCTACTTGCCGTGAACGAACTCGTTGATGCCGGGAAGGTCACGCCTATCGTTGACCGGCAGTTTCCTTTGAGCCAGGTGCCCGAGGCGATCCGGTACCTCGGAGAGGGACACCCGCGAGCCAAGATCGTCATTACCGTGTCATGA
- a CDS encoding DNA polymerase ligase N-terminal domain-containing protein, giving the protein MTSPISKEAAPQTGAPRLRFAVQKHWARNLHYDFRLEIGAALVSWAVPKGPSKDPKVKRLAIHVEDHPLDYLLFEGTLPEGDYGAGEVIVWDFGEFEVVGPAGNEAAAALRDGIIRFVLYGTKLRGQWAMIRTRMGGGRRENWLLQKMDDEFAEADYNPETEPASALSGKVPRR; this is encoded by the coding sequence ATGACCTCACCAATCTCCAAGGAAGCGGCTCCTCAGACCGGAGCCCCGCGACTCCGATTCGCCGTCCAGAAACACTGGGCCAGAAATCTCCACTACGATTTCCGACTGGAAATTGGGGCGGCCCTCGTCTCGTGGGCGGTGCCGAAGGGGCCAAGCAAAGATCCCAAGGTGAAGCGGCTCGCGATTCATGTTGAGGACCACCCGCTCGACTACCTTCTGTTCGAGGGAACCCTTCCTGAGGGTGACTACGGCGCAGGCGAAGTTATCGTGTGGGATTTCGGCGAGTTTGAGGTGGTCGGACCCGCAGGAAACGAAGCAGCTGCAGCGCTCCGAGACGGCATCATCCGATTCGTCCTGTATGGCACGAAACTTCGGGGACAATGGGCCATGATACGAACGAGAATGGGAGGGGGACGTCGTGAGAATTGGCTCTTGCAGAAGATGGATGACGAATTCGCGGAAGCAGATTACAACCCGGAAACCGAGCCGGCATCCGCTTTGTCCGGCAAGGTTCCCCGGCGTTGA